The genomic segment GCCGTGAATAAACACACTAAAAGGTGCGCCGAGTTTTTCTTCTTTCTTCTGCACCTTCTTTACCAGGGCGTCAAAGCTCTCTATTTTGTAGCTGCCGAGACTCTGGCGCTCATGTTGAAAGTCCGGGTGCACGCTGTACACATCCGGCAGGCGCTTAAGAGTTTGAGCCATAAAGTTAGCCGGGTTGGGCTGGTCGGTATAAGTCTGTTGCCAAATGCTGTTGAGTGTTTTTTTCAGACTGGTCATGGCCTTTTTACGGCGCTTTTGTGGCGATTTTATGACCAGCTGTTCGAAGGTTTCTCCGTTTAAATGTTCAATCAGTAAGGCGGCATTGTCGCCTTGCTTTTGGTAGGTATGAATGTGCGGTGCAACCCCCGGATAAATATCGTGCCAGCGATTTACCCCCTCCAGCTCTTCTTTAAGCTTGCGTTTGCTGCCGTCTTTGTACACCAGTCTCTGCCACTGCTCATCGGTGGGATTGTCGATGGTGCTGATACCACTGCCAGAGCGGGTTTCGGCAAGGGGGGTAACTCGCAGTTGCGCGGCCAGATCTTCCTCGAGCCAGTTATTGATGGTGCTGCGCAGAGAGCTGTAGCGCTGTAAGTCCAGTGGCTGGCCCATATGCCCCGAGATAATGGAATCGCTAATGTTTAACAGGGCGTCGCCCATCTGCTCAATGGCGTGGGCAATAAACAATCCGCTGACTAAATCCTCGGTGTGCTTTTTCTTTTTCAGCTGGCGGGTGTACTGGCTGACCAGCTTTTTATAAGACTTCTCCAGTTTGCGCTCGGTCTTTCCCAGCTTTAAGGCCAGTTGCGTGTCACGATCTTTTAACGCCCGGGATATCAAATCGATACTTTTGTCGACTTTTTGCAATAGTGGCAGGTACACACTTAAGTCCAGTCGTGCGCCGCTGTGCAGAAAATTCATCTGTTGCAGGCATTCGCGTGCAAGCTCGGCGATGCGCTCCAGCTCGCTGGCAATGCGGCTCACAGCCCGGTAACTCATAGAGTGCTGGTTGCTTTGCAGCGCGACATGCTTCATGCAGGCATTTTGCACCCGCAGGTTAAGGTTGTAGGCGTGACCACTGCGCTCCAGTAAACGGTGGGCATGGGCTACCTTGCCCTGGG from the Gilvimarinus sp. DA14 genome contains:
- a CDS encoding PhoU domain-containing protein; translation: MVLTPAITDNLHFLIAEVKTHLAHLQNFFAQGKVAHAHRLLERSGHAYNLNLRVQNACMKHVALQSNQHSMSYRAVSRIASELERIAELARECLQQMNFLHSGARLDLSVYLPLLQKVDKSIDLISRALKDRDTQLALKLGKTERKLEKSYKKLVSQYTRQLKKKKHTEDLVSGLFIAHAIEQMGDALLNISDSIISGHMGQPLDLQRYSSLRSTINNWLEEDLAAQLRVTPLAETRSGSGISTIDNPTDEQWQRLVYKDGSKRKLKEELEGVNRWHDIYPGVAPHIHTYQKQGDNAALLIEHLNGETFEQLVIKSPQKRRKKAMTSLKKTLNSIWQQTYTDQPNPANFMAQTLKRLPDVYSVHPDFQHERQSLGSYKIESFDALVKKVQKKEEKLGAPFSVFIHGDFNVDNIIYDPVENKINFIDLHRSCHMDYVQDVSVFMVSNYRLQVLDEPVRRRIRQQVEQFYSIVQTFARKHNDDTFEVRLALGLARSFVTSTRFILDHTMATRMYLKARYLLEQVNQLPRHKLTDYHVPLTELFCD